The sequence below is a genomic window from Synergistaceae bacterium.
GCGTTCGAGTTAAATTTTAATCTCGGCAATGTCATAAAATATATCGCACGTGCAAGCAAGAAAACCGGCAAGGATTATATAAATGATCTGATAAAAGCTCATTGGTATATCACGCGCGAAATGTCGCATTATTGCAAGAAAGAAGGGATTAACTGTGAGTAAATATTTAAACTGGACTCAATCGGCGGCATTCTTGAATATATCGCCCGAAAAATTTTTATTATTACACGAACAGGGAATTTATCCGGCAGATAAAATCGTAGACGGCGCAAGATTTTGGGACAAAGAAAAATTGTTATCAAGGCAGCAAAAAAGGTGATAAATCATGAAGTCCAACAAGATCCAATTCATTAAAGATCACATAACATGCCTAGATTTCGCGCACAATAATTTAAACTGGCCAATCAATAAAGACGGAGACCGCACAATCTCAATGGCGCCAGGCAGCGAAAATAAAACCGCTTTGATAGTCCATGAAAACACTTTTAAAGACTTCAAGACGGGATTATTTGGCGAT
It includes:
- a CDS encoding DUF3310 domain-containing protein, which gives rise to MNVAEEHLQYYEQQKQKNNSPDYYKSGDGKFEAIDFIDAFELNFNLGNVIKYIARASKKTGKDYINDLIKAHWYITREMSHYCKKEGINCE